The Thermococcus sp. 4557 genomic sequence TGGATTGATAGTCTATCCCGGAGACGTCTTCACGTGGCTCGACGGCATTGTAAGGAAGCTTGAGGCGATAGAGAGAATCGCGAGGGTCTTCCGCGTGAGGAACACCGAGGAGGAGGCAAAGGTCCTGAAGAGGGAGATTGAGGAGGGCAGAACGATACGCAGGGACCGCGGGGACAACAGAGGTTACCATAGGTCTTCAGGCATGAGAGACCGGGAAAAATCGAGAGGACGGAACCAGACTCGAAAAGGGATGAACGGTAGGAGGAAGGGGCCGGGCTGATGCTCAGCCCCCTATCTGGAGCACCAGCTGGGCCGGGTCCCTGATGGCCGGCCCCAGACCGAGAACGTAAACCATGAGATACCAGAGCCTTCTTTCCTCTTCATCATCTACGAGCTTCTGGAGACCGTAGTAGACTATCACGAGGATGAAGGTTATCCACGGGTAGTAGAAGTACGCTCCAAAGTGCTGGACCAGGATGTTCTCAAGCCAGTGAACCTCGCGGTAGCCGTAGAAGTGTATGGCAACGACCGTTGATCCCATGTCGTAGAGGTGCGCTAAAACCGCGTAGAGGTAGAGCTTATCGAAGGGCCTGTACCTGTATATCAGCAGCGCGGGTATCCAGGAGACGAAGGTGTGAAGGAGCGTCAGCCCGTAGGGCTCCCAGCTCTTTGCGTGGGTGATCAGCAAATAGTTCGCCCACAGTGCCAGGAGTGCTCCCCAGCCGAAGGTCAGCTTCGGGTAGGTTTTCAGCTTTGCGTCCAGAACTATGGCGGGCAGCATTATGAAGAACGTGGTGAAGAAAATTCCCGGCGTGAGTATCAGGGGATTCTGGGGGAGTATGCCTCCATCGACGAGGGCCCTCACGGTGGATCCGAAGACGACCATCAGTGTAACCGCCATAAAAAGTGTCTTGTCGATTTTGATCTTGAGGGGTTTCAGTATATACCTATATGTATATATGGCCCCGAGGCCGAGCATGAGTGCATACACGAGCGTGTTTATCGGGTTGTAGCCGCTCCTGGTGAACATCGGCTCCCAGAAGTATTTGTACATGAAACCCCACAGTTCGTTCCACAGTGATTCCAGCATCTCTTTCCCCCAGGGTGAGTCTCCCTTCCGGTTTAAAGGTCTTTTGGGAACAAAAAAGAAAAGCTGATAAACGGTGGGATTTTAAAAATGTAAGGGGTGATGGAATGCCGTACGGACCTGCGATGGTTTTTGGTATGGGCGCCGCGATGATACTGGGCTTCCTGCTGGCGCTCTTCATAGCAGCGCTGTTCCTGTGGATGGCGGCGAAGCTGATTGGAATCCAGAACGCTTCGATAGGGAAGGCAATGATCGCGATACTCGGTGGGGGCATCCTAGCGGCCATCGTTGGCTCTCTGGTCGGAGCGGTTCTGGGACCCCTTGGCCCCATAGCGGCGTTTATTACAAACCTATGGGTCATCAAGGCAGTTTTTGACACCGGCTGGCTCAGAGCCTTCCTCGCGTGGATACTCTCGGCCGTGATAGCGGCCATAGTCATGGGAATCCTCGCGTTCCTGGGAATATTCACAATCGGCGCACTCGCGGCGCTCTGAGTTTCTCTTTATTTTGGTTTGGGGTAAGGTATAAATATCCCCAGCGCGCTAAACTATGTGATGCCTATGTTCTTCAAACCGGCCGAGCTCCAATCCAGGGAGGTGAAGCCCTTCGATGGGTTCCCCTTCGGCCTCAGCGAGGGGAGCCTAGCCGGGATAATCTCAACCGACGAGCTGGCCGAGACGGCTTTTCTGTACCACCTCGTTGCAAATTCCCTTGAGAACGGTCCCGTCTATCATATCGGCCCCGGAGCATCGTTTTCCGTTAAGGTTCTGAAGCGCCTCACCGAGGACGTTTCCAACCTGTACGCCGGCAACGTCTACTCGGTTGAGGAACTCCTCCAGGCGCTCAATGTCGTTGAGGATGGCTCCCTCGTGGTGGTCCCGCTCTTTCCGGCGCTTCTCAACCGCTCCGCCGAGGGGGTAGTGGAGGTTCGAAAGCTGGTTGACAGAAAGGGACTCATCCTGGTTCTGGGACACACAACCATAGAGCTCAACGAGCTCGACCTTCCCGGCGAGTTTAGGCGCCTCTATGACCTTCCGGAGATATTCGAGGCGCTGGCCGTTCTGAGAACCAGCTCCTACCGCGGTCACTACAGGCTCAACATGACCGTCCTGAAAGCGCCCCCCGACTACGTCTCCGCCGTGGGGGACCACTCGATACCGATAGACTCCCTGATAAAGCCCCTTCTCTAGCCGTATATGCTCACGTGGCCGAATCCCAGGCCGTAGCGGACGTAGAGCGCCAGTCCGAAGAGGATTAATATGATTGCAGTGGCCGCGTAGTCCCTGCCCTTCATCTCGATATCGTAGAGGAACGTTCTCTTTTTGCCCGCCCCGAGCGCCCTGCTCTCAAGTGCTATGCTCAGCTCGTGGGCGGTTTTGAGGGAGGCAACGAGCAGGGGGATGAGAACGGCGGTCATCTTCTTTGCCCTCACCAGGAAATTCCCCTTCTCGACTTCCCAGCCGCGGCTCCTCTGGGCATCGGTTATGTTCCTGGACAGCACGTAGAGTGTCGGAATGTAGCGGAGGGCTATTGAGATTGTCAGGCCGAACTCGTAGGGCATGCCCAGCCTTACGAAACCCAGTATCAGGTCGCGCTGGGTTGTCGTCATCAGCAGGAGGAACGTTATCAGCGCAAACGTAAGGAGTCTCATGGCGAAAGAAACTCCGAAGAGCAGCCCCCTGAGCCTCGGCTCGTAGATAATCGGCCACACCACGAGGGTTATGATGACTATCGGCAGGAGGGGCTTGAGGAGCTTTATCTGCTCCCGTATCTCCACCCCGCCGAGAAGCCTTCCGACGAGCAGGAAAGCGAAGAACAGGGGTATCAGGATTTTGGGGTCGTTGTACAGCATAATCGCCGCTATCCCGGCGATGGTTCCGATTATCTTGACCCTGGGGTCGAGGGAGTGCAGCGGAGAGCTCTTCTCCGTGTAGAATGGGTATATCATACCGCACCACCCGCCAGGGCATCGACCAGCTCACGAACGCTTCTCACAAAGCCCACTCCCGCGCCCTCGCTTATCCTGAGAAGTTCGGGCTTCTCGAGTCCGAAATCATGAAGATCAAGCGAGAAGAACTCCTCCACTGGGCCATCGAAGACCTTTCTGCCGTCGTGCAGCAGGAGGACCCTCTCGGCCAGCTCCAGAACCAGGTCCATATCGTGGGTTATGAGCAGTATCCCGTGCCCTTCGGAGCGGAGCTTTCTCACGGCATCGACGACACTGGAGGAACTCCTCGCGTCCAGCCCGGTCGTTGGTTCGTCCAGGATGAGGTACTTCGGCTTCATCGCCAGAACGCAGGCTATCGCCAGCCTCTGCTTCTCGCCGCCGCTCATCGAGTACGGTGTCCTCTCCAAGTAGCCCTCCAGATTGACCGCCCTCAGCGCCCACCGAACCATCTCTTCAATCTCCTCCTCGCTCAGCCCGAGGTTCCGCGGCCCGAAGGCAACCTCGCGGAACACGTTCTCCTCGAAGAACATGTGCTCGGGGTTCTGAAAGACGTAGCCCACCTTCGTGCTCAGCTCGGCGACGGTGTGTTCGCGCGTGTCCATACCGTCCACCGTCACCCTGCCCCGCGTGGGCTTCAGGAGGCCGTTGAGGTGCTTCGCGAGGGTGGTTTTTCCGCTCCCGTTGGGGCCAACTAACGCGACTATTTCCTCCCCCATCTCGAAGCTTACGCCCTTCAGGGCTTCCCTACCGGTCTCATAGACGTGCCAGACGTTTTCCACCCTCAGCATCGCTTTCCACTTCCGTCCGGGAATTTAAAAAAGTTCCCAGTGAGTCCATGAGCTCGCCGAACAGAACCCTGGAAACCTCAAGGAGGGACGGTGCGTCCCCGAGTATCTCAGCAACCGAGGCCGCGCCCGCCGGCACGGGATTGGAGACGTTGAGGCCGACACCTATGACGGCGTACCTCACCATATCCAGCTCACCCGCGGCCTCCACCAGCACGCCGGCCGTTTTTCTCCCCTCCACGTAGACCCCACATTCCTGCCGCTCCGCTTCGATTCCGTAGCGGGACAGTGTCCGGGCAATCGCGTCGAGCGTCGGGGGCACCAGCCCGGAAACATCCGCCAGCCTCAGATCGG encodes the following:
- a CDS encoding energy-coupling factor ABC transporter ATP-binding protein translates to MLRVENVWHVYETGREALKGVSFEMGEEIVALVGPNGSGKTTLAKHLNGLLKPTRGRVTVDGMDTREHTVAELSTKVGYVFQNPEHMFFEENVFREVAFGPRNLGLSEEEIEEMVRWALRAVNLEGYLERTPYSMSGGEKQRLAIACVLAMKPKYLILDEPTTGLDARSSSSVVDAVRKLRSEGHGILLITHDMDLVLELAERVLLLHDGRKVFDGPVEEFFSLDLHDFGLEKPELLRISEGAGVGFVRSVRELVDALAGGAV
- a CDS encoding DUF63 family protein, which encodes MLESLWNELWGFMYKYFWEPMFTRSGYNPINTLVYALMLGLGAIYTYRYILKPLKIKIDKTLFMAVTLMVVFGSTVRALVDGGILPQNPLILTPGIFFTTFFIMLPAIVLDAKLKTYPKLTFGWGALLALWANYLLITHAKSWEPYGLTLLHTFVSWIPALLIYRYRPFDKLYLYAVLAHLYDMGSTVVAIHFYGYREVHWLENILVQHFGAYFYYPWITFILVIVYYGLQKLVDDEEERRLWYLMVYVLGLGPAIRDPAQLVLQIGG
- a CDS encoding energy-coupling factor transporter transmembrane protein EcfT; its protein translation is MIYPFYTEKSSPLHSLDPRVKIIGTIAGIAAIMLYNDPKILIPLFFAFLLVGRLLGGVEIREQIKLLKPLLPIVIITLVVWPIIYEPRLRGLLFGVSFAMRLLTFALITFLLLMTTTQRDLILGFVRLGMPYEFGLTISIALRYIPTLYVLSRNITDAQRSRGWEVEKGNFLVRAKKMTAVLIPLLVASLKTAHELSIALESRALGAGKKRTFLYDIEMKGRDYAATAIILILFGLALYVRYGLGFGHVSIYG